The segment CGGTGCGGTCGCCCTTCTCGACGCCCTCGTCGAGGATCCGGCGGACGAGGTCGAGGTAGGCCTGCATGCTCCGGAGGATACCCGCCGACGCCGACAGGTCCTGTGCGAAACTCTGGTCGTGCCCCTCGCCGAGTACGAGGCCTCCCCGCAGGAGGTCCGCCGCTTCGCCCTCCTGCAGATCGGTCTGACCGCAGGCTTCATGACGCTGATCTTCCTGGCCCTCGGTGGCACCGACGCCGATCTTCCGCCGTGGTGGCTGCTGGCGGTGCTGCTGCTGGTGGTCGTGGTCGCCGCCGTGCTCTCCGAACGAGTCTGGCTGCAGGCCTCCCCGCTCGATCCCGACGACGACCCCGACGACCTCGAGCGCCGCGCGATCGGCATCTACGCCGCGCAGACGGTGCGCAAGCTGATGTTCTGCGAGGCGTCCGTGCTGCTGGCGATCCTCGTCTCGTTCGTGGGCACCTGGGGCGGCTGGCCGATCCTGCTCGCCGGGGTCCCGGGCCTGTTCCTGCTGGGCTTCGAGACGTGGCCCGGCCTGCGCAACCTGACCATGACCGCTGCGATGCTCGAGGCCGAGGGCGCCGAGACACGACTCGTCGAGAGCTTCCGGTCGTGGTGACCGCCGACGTGAGCGTCCGGCTCGCCTGGCCCGACGACGTGGCGGCGATCGCGACCGTCCAGCAGGCCGCCTGGCGTGACGCCTTCGGGGACATGACCACCGTCGACGTCGCCCCGGCGTGGCACGCACTCCTCACGACTCCCCCGGACGCTCGCGCCCGGGTGCTCGTCGCGCTCGAGCAGGCCACGCTCCGCGGGGTGGCCTTCGTGCACCCCTGCCACGACCCCGACGCCGACCAGGTCGCCGACGGCGAGGTCGGCGAGCTGCTGGTCGACCCCGGCCACCGCGGCGAGGGTCACGGCTCGCGGCTGCTCCAGGCCGCCATCGACACGTTGCGCGCCGACGGCTTCGAGCGAGCCCGGTGGTGGCTGCCCACGACCGACGACGCCCTGCGAGCCTTCGTGGTCGGCACCGGGTGGGCCGCCGACGGGGCCCACCGTGAGCTCGCCGACGAGACCGGCGCCCACACCGTGAAGCAGGTGCGACTCGTCACCTCGTTGGTCGAGGAGTGAGCGACCGCTCCCCCGAACCATCCAGTGCCGCCCGTCGCCGAGTCGTGGCCGACTCCCTGGGGGTCGGCGTGGCCACCGGTCTCTACGGCGTCTCGTTCGGCGCCCTGGGCACCGCGTCGGGACTCAGCGTCCTGCAGACGTGCGTGCTGTCCCTGGTGGCCTTCACCGGTGCCTCCCAGTTCGCCTTCATCGGCGTGGTCGCGGCCGGCGGAGCTCCGCTGACCGGTGCCCTCACGTCCGTGCTGCTGGGCACGCGCAACCTGTTCTACGGTCTCAGCCTCGCCTCGATCCTGCGTCTCACCGGGGTGCGGAGGACCCTGGGCGCGCACCTCGTGATCGACGAGTCGACGGCCGTCGCCGTCGCCCAGCGCGACCACGTCCTCGGCAGGCTCGGGTTCTGGTGGACCGGCGCCTCGATCTACCTGTTGTGGAACCTGTCGACCCTCGCCGGCGCGCTCGCGGGCACCGCGATCGGCGACCCCCGCACCTACGGGCTCGACGCCGCGGTCGGCGCGGCGTTCCTGGCCCTGCTCTGGCCACGCCTGTCCGGAGCACTCGCCCGGGTCGTCGCGCTGGTCGGCGCCGGGGTGGCCCTGGGCCTGGTGCCGCTCTCCCCCGCCGGCGTGCCGATCATCGCCGGCGGCGCGGTGGCCGTCGCGGCAGGCCTGCTGCTGCGTGACCGGCTCGGACGGCCCGCGTCGTGAGCGCCACCTGGCTGGGCATCGTGCTCACGTGCGTCG is part of the Aeromicrobium sp. Leaf245 genome and harbors:
- a CDS encoding GNAT family N-acetyltransferase, coding for MVTADVSVRLAWPDDVAAIATVQQAAWRDAFGDMTTVDVAPAWHALLTTPPDARARVLVALEQATLRGVAFVHPCHDPDADQVADGEVGELLVDPGHRGEGHGSRLLQAAIDTLRADGFERARWWLPTTDDALRAFVVGTGWAADGAHRELADETGAHTVKQVRLVTSLVEE
- a CDS encoding AzlC family ABC transporter permease gives rise to the protein MADSLGVGVATGLYGVSFGALGTASGLSVLQTCVLSLVAFTGASQFAFIGVVAAGGAPLTGALTSVLLGTRNLFYGLSLASILRLTGVRRTLGAHLVIDESTAVAVAQRDHVLGRLGFWWTGASIYLLWNLSTLAGALAGTAIGDPRTYGLDAAVGAAFLALLWPRLSGALARVVALVGAGVALGLVPLSPAGVPIIAGGAVAVAAGLLLRDRLGRPAS